From a single Solanum dulcamara chromosome 4, daSolDulc1.2, whole genome shotgun sequence genomic region:
- the LOC129884508 gene encoding uncharacterized protein LOC129884508, which yields MSSTPAEYPLQQQLPPPMFVSQQAYSDRPGHGSVGPVIAVLAVIAVLGAIAIMIGRLCSGRKIMGRGQYDFEGWVETKCASCIDGRVDPIPRPVTIAAPPPPVVVAESSSSGSPGGSAPEPVEMKEEEASNQESNSHEHHPHERAES from the coding sequence ATGTCCTCTACACCAGCTGAATATcctttacaacaacaactaccaccTCCCATGTTTGTGAGCCAACAAGCTTATTCGGATCGTCCGGGTCACGGGTCAGTTGGACCCGTAATCGCTGTTCTTGCTGTTATAGCTGTATTGGGAGCCATCGCTATCATGATAGGCAGGTTGTGTTCGGGTCGGAAGATAATGGGTCGTGGTCAGTACGATTTTGAAGGATGGGTTGAGACCAAGTGCGCGTCTTGTATCGATGGCCGGGTCGATCCGATACCACGACCCGTGACTATAGCGGCACCACCGCCGCCGGTGGTGGTTGCTGAGAGCAGCAGCAGCGGTAGCCCCGGCGGTTCTGCGCCGGAGCCGGTGGAAATGAAAGAGGAAGAGGCATCTAATCAAGAAAGTAATTCACATGAGCATCATCCACATGAAAGAGCCGAGTCTTGA